In one window of Clostridia bacterium DNA:
- the thiW gene encoding energy coupling factor transporter S component ThiW gives MQTKKLTFSALLVAIGAMAGNIIYIPVGAAKCFPVQHTINVISGVVLGPWYAAANAFLISLLRNMLGTGSPLAFPGSMIGAFLAGILYLKFGKKSFAVLGEIFGTGILGGLLAFPIAKFMLGKDVAAFYFIIPFLISTIGGSILGYSILKVMEKSNVLKKFDA, from the coding sequence ATGCAAACCAAAAAACTTACATTTTCAGCATTACTTGTAGCAATAGGTGCAATGGCAGGCAATATAATTTATATACCTGTCGGAGCAGCAAAATGTTTTCCGGTGCAGCATACAATCAATGTCATATCAGGGGTGGTGTTGGGTCCATGGTATGCTGCAGCAAATGCTTTTCTTATTTCCTTGCTAAGAAACATGCTGGGTACAGGTTCACCTTTAGCTTTTCCGGGGAGCATGATAGGAGCTTTTTTAGCAGGGATCCTATATTTGAAATTCGGTAAAAAATCATTTGCAGTGCTGGGCGAGATATTTGGGACAGGTATATTGGGCGGCCTATTGGCGTTCCCAATAGCGAAATTCATGTTAGGGAAGGATGTTGCAGCTTTCTACTTTATAATACCTTTCCTGATCAGCACTATAGGGGGTAGTATCTTAGGATACTCCATTCTAAAGGTTATGGAAAAAAGTAATGTATTAAAGAAATTTGATGCATAG
- a CDS encoding AbrB/MazE/SpoVT family DNA-binding domain-containing protein → MKSFGIISELDNAGGVKLPDMLLGLYDLGAGDAMEMHLEGNKIIMRKYPPACVFCGSTKDLREYRDKSFCCCCADELKNY, encoded by the coding sequence ATGAAATCCTTCGGAATAATAAGCGAATTGGATAATGCTGGTGGAGTAAAACTACCCGATATGTTGTTAGGACTATATGATTTGGGAGCAGGGGATGCCATGGAGATGCACTTGGAGGGAAATAAAATAATAATGAGGAAATACCCACCTGCTTGTGTATTCTGTGGATCTACGAAGGACTTAAGGGAGTACAGGGACAAGAGTTTCTGCTGTTGCTGTGCCGACGAGTTGAAGAATTATTAA
- a CDS encoding putative heavy metal-binding protein, translating into MIVTTTPSVEGRRITEYKGIVFGEVISGVDFIKDFAAGLTNFFGGRSGSYEGELIQAREKAISEMVSRAESIGASAIVGVDIDYEVLGQANNMLMVTASGTAVVVE; encoded by the coding sequence ATGATAGTAACTACAACACCTTCGGTAGAAGGAAGAAGAATTACTGAATATAAGGGTATAGTTTTTGGTGAAGTAATATCCGGAGTAGACTTTATTAAGGACTTTGCCGCAGGACTTACCAACTTTTTTGGTGGAAGGTCAGGGTCATATGAGGGTGAACTGATTCAAGCCAGGGAAAAGGCAATTTCTGAAATGGTAAGCCGGGCTGAGAGTATTGGAGCCAGTGCTATCGTTGGCGTAGATATTGATTATGAGGTTCTCGGGCAGGCAAATAATATGCTTATGGTCACAGCCTCAGGTACTGCAGTAGTTGTGGAGTAG
- a CDS encoding ATP-binding cassette domain-containing protein, whose translation MIEAKGVCLKYPEGTMALQNIDLQIEPGELVYITGPSGSGKTSLLKLLMGVEYPTSGALTVLGQAVAKGQAAGIRQLRRSIGPVFQEFRLIKGRTAVENVMLGMRFLDVPQRRIKEDANNALIKVGLGQKKLSLVEHLSWGECQRVAIARAVARKPALIIADEPTGNLDKDNALHILELLKAFKDSKTTVIITTHATHLIESEKEARHLRMDNGNMNWERLV comes from the coding sequence ATGATTGAGGCTAAAGGAGTTTGCTTGAAGTACCCTGAAGGTACAATGGCTCTTCAGAATATAGACCTGCAGATAGAACCTGGGGAGTTGGTGTATATAACTGGTCCCAGCGGCTCGGGAAAGACCAGCTTGTTAAAGCTCTTGATGGGGGTTGAATATCCTACGTCAGGCGCATTAACTGTGCTGGGACAGGCTGTGGCCAAAGGTCAGGCAGCGGGTATCAGACAGCTTAGAAGGTCAATCGGTCCGGTTTTTCAGGAATTCAGGTTGATAAAAGGGAGAACCGCAGTGGAAAATGTTATGCTGGGCATGCGGTTCTTGGATGTCCCACAAAGGCGCATAAAGGAAGACGCAAATAATGCACTGATAAAGGTGGGTTTAGGGCAAAAGAAACTTTCGCTGGTTGAACATCTTTCCTGGGGTGAGTGCCAGAGGGTGGCCATTGCCCGGGCAGTAGCAAGGAAACCGGCATTAATAATTGCGGATGAGCCCACAGGCAATTTGGACAAGGATAACGCTTTACACATACTGGAGCTTTTGAAAGCTTTCAAGGATAGCAAGACAACAGTAATCATTACTACTCATGCAACCCACTTGATTGAAAGTGAAAAAGAGGCCAGGCATTTACGGATGGATAACGGGAATATGAACTGGGAAAGGCTGGTATAA
- the thiM gene encoding hydroxyethylthiazole kinase, whose translation MEAIQKASELLKTIKESRPIIHHITNYVTMNDCANIVLAIGGSPIMANDAAEVSEVVAISKALVLNIGTPNHNNFRSMLLAGEKANELGIPIVFDPVGAGATNFRKEICSKLLADIKPAVIKGNLSEIVHLASFDGCNYGIDSYLDVDNGKEIVQELAGRLNCIVAATGRMDIVSDGKITYTINNGHEMLSRITGTGCMISSLVGVFCSVTQDYLIGTAGGIMAMGISGRLAFDSLLPNEGVGMFKTRLFDNIYNLDESTFLREGEINAV comes from the coding sequence ATGGAAGCTATTCAAAAAGCATCAGAACTCTTAAAGACAATAAAAGAAAGCAGACCTATAATACATCATATAACTAATTATGTTACTATGAATGATTGTGCAAATATTGTGCTGGCTATTGGAGGATCGCCGATAATGGCCAATGACGCCGCTGAGGTTTCCGAAGTTGTAGCAATATCAAAAGCATTAGTGCTCAATATAGGGACACCTAACCATAATAATTTCCGGTCAATGCTTCTGGCGGGAGAAAAAGCCAACGAGCTGGGTATTCCAATAGTATTTGATCCGGTTGGTGCAGGTGCTACGAACTTTCGAAAGGAAATATGCAGCAAACTGCTGGCAGATATCAAGCCGGCTGTTATTAAAGGAAACCTCTCTGAAATTGTGCACCTGGCTAGCTTTGATGGCTGTAATTATGGAATAGACTCTTATTTGGATGTTGATAATGGGAAAGAGATTGTTCAAGAGCTTGCCGGGAGATTGAATTGTATTGTTGCTGCCACAGGTCGGATGGATATAGTGTCTGATGGGAAAATCACCTATACCATAAATAATGGTCATGAAATGCTATCAAGAATCACAGGCACAGGGTGCATGATATCATCACTGGTTGGTGTGTTCTGCAGTGTGACACAGGATTATCTGATAGGTACTGCTGGTGGTATCATGGCAATGGGGATTTCAGGCCGGCTCGCATTTGACAGCTTGCTGCCAAATGAAGGGGTAGGAATGTTTAAAACAAGGCTTTTCGATAATATCTATAACCTGGATGAAAGCACATTTTTAAGGGAAGGTGAGATTAATGCTGTATAA
- a CDS encoding permease-like cell division protein FtsX — MKNIIYNVGYFLREVKTIIQLNLLSNVFSFLSTGLIFFILAMVISGWWISNQVVEAIQGEAEISVYFNEDIDKTGAIKLVENIKSIEGVREARLVDEAEAYGRMEEILGKEARVLAYFDGNPFSPFIEVKIHIEEIDPILKGLELISGIEHVRDNREVLERLSSIAGALKVLGYLVVTAVGISTMVIISHIIRMGIYDNREQINTLRLMGAPEPFIAFPFLLEGLVLTLGGGALASALAVFSLKYLYAQMAGPLPFIPLPPLGTLVSHLVILVMSLSAAMGVAGSFFGLSSAKSS; from the coding sequence ATGAAGAATATTATATATAATGTTGGCTATTTTCTAAGGGAAGTAAAGACTATAATCCAACTTAATCTATTGTCTAATGTGTTTTCCTTCTTAAGTACAGGACTCATTTTCTTTATACTTGCCATGGTGATTTCCGGCTGGTGGATAAGCAACCAGGTTGTTGAAGCAATACAAGGTGAAGCTGAAATAAGCGTATATTTTAATGAAGATATTGACAAAACTGGGGCAATCAAGCTGGTTGAAAATATCAAGAGCATTGAAGGTGTAAGAGAGGCAAGATTGGTAGATGAGGCTGAGGCCTATGGCAGGATGGAGGAAATTCTTGGGAAGGAAGCACGTGTCTTGGCTTATTTCGATGGGAATCCATTCAGTCCGTTCATAGAGGTAAAAATCCATATAGAAGAAATCGACCCAATTCTGAAAGGGTTGGAGCTCATCTCGGGAATTGAGCATGTAAGGGATAACCGAGAGGTGCTGGAGCGATTGAGCAGCATCGCAGGAGCACTGAAAGTGTTAGGTTATCTAGTTGTAACCGCCGTAGGCATATCAACTATGGTCATAATATCTCATATAATAAGGATGGGAATCTACGACAATAGGGAACAGATAAACACGCTGAGGCTTATGGGAGCACCTGAGCCATTCATTGCATTCCCGTTTTTACTGGAGGGGCTGGTGCTGACCCTTGGGGGAGGTGCCCTTGCATCCGCTCTGGCGGTATTCTCACTAAAATATTTATATGCCCAAATGGCTGGACCGCTTCCTTTCATTCCGCTTCCACCGCTTGGAACCTTAGTGTCGCACCTTGTCATTTTGGTAATGTCCTTAAGCGCAGCGATGGGAGTTGCCGGCAGCTTTTTTGGATTGTCTTCGGCAAAAAGCAGTTAA
- the mscL gene encoding large conductance mechanosensitive channel protein MscL codes for MWKEFKTFAMKGNVIDLAVGVIIGAAFGKIVSSLVNDIIMPLIGLVLGELDFTNLFIALGDGSFKTLEEAQKAGVATLNYGLFINNIVDFLIIAFAIFIVVKQINRIPRKKAEEVVKTKACKYCYSEIHIDASKCPHCTSELSD; via the coding sequence ATGTGGAAAGAGTTTAAGACGTTTGCGATGAAGGGAAATGTCATCGATTTAGCGGTTGGTGTTATCATTGGTGCAGCCTTTGGGAAAATCGTCTCGTCACTGGTTAACGATATCATTATGCCTTTAATTGGTTTAGTACTTGGCGAGTTGGATTTTACGAATCTTTTCATCGCCTTGGGCGATGGAAGCTTTAAGACCTTGGAAGAGGCCCAAAAAGCCGGTGTTGCAACTTTGAATTACGGATTGTTTATCAATAATATTGTCGACTTCTTAATCATAGCTTTTGCAATATTTATTGTAGTAAAGCAAATAAACAGAATACCAAGGAAAAAGGCGGAAGAAGTTGTTAAGACCAAAGCATGCAAGTACTGCTATAGCGAGATACATATTGATGCAAGCAAGTGTCCTCATTGCACTTCAGAATTAAGTGATTAA
- the thiD gene encoding bifunctional hydroxymethylpyrimidine kinase/phosphomethylpyrimidine kinase, with protein MKNVLTIAGSDSSGGAGIQADLKTFSAHGVYGMSVITAVTAQNTQGVLAVQDISVELISKQIEAIFEDIRVDGLKIGMASQISTINTIGEGLRFYKPSNIVLDPVMVSKSGYHLLQPEAMKALVDILLPLATVVTPNIPEAEVITGIKINSIAEMEKAARAIHKMGSRNVLVKGGHLENEATDILFDGINFTYLKNRRIDTKNTHGTGCTLSAAIASNLAIGYSIEEAITKAKEYITVAIENSLSIGKGVGPTNHFYTLYKKAGISYE; from the coding sequence ATGAAAAACGTTTTAACTATAGCAGGCTCGGACAGCAGTGGTGGCGCAGGAATACAGGCGGATTTAAAAACATTTTCTGCTCATGGGGTTTATGGAATGAGTGTTATAACTGCAGTCACTGCCCAAAATACACAAGGTGTTCTTGCAGTGCAGGATATTTCAGTTGAATTGATTAGCAAACAGATAGAAGCAATATTTGAGGACATAAGGGTAGATGGTTTGAAAATAGGTATGGCATCCCAAATAAGTACCATAAATACAATCGGTGAAGGCCTTCGCTTCTATAAGCCTTCAAATATTGTTTTAGATCCGGTTATGGTATCCAAAAGCGGATATCATCTCTTACAGCCAGAAGCAATGAAAGCGTTAGTTGACATATTGCTGCCTTTAGCAACAGTAGTTACCCCAAACATTCCTGAGGCTGAAGTGATTACAGGCATAAAGATCAATAGCATTGCAGAAATGGAAAAAGCTGCAAGGGCGATTCACAAAATGGGGTCCAGGAATGTATTGGTTAAGGGCGGCCACCTGGAGAATGAAGCAACAGATATATTGTTCGATGGTATCAATTTCACTTATTTGAAAAACAGGAGAATCGATACAAAAAATACACATGGAACAGGGTGCACTCTGTCAGCTGCAATTGCCTCCAACCTGGCAATAGGTTATTCAATTGAAGAAGCTATAACGAAAGCAAAGGAATATATTACAGTTGCGATAGAAAATTCTTTGTCCATAGGCAAAGGGGTGGGGCCTACAAATCATTTCTACACATTGTATAAGAAGGCAGGTATTTCATATGAGTAA
- a CDS encoding anaerobic nitric oxide reductase flavorubredoxin yields the protein MSFKMTDKVTWVGKIDWELRKFHGDEYSTHRGSSYNSYLIKDKKNVLIDTVWAPFAKEFVENLKKEIDLSKIDYIIVNHCEVDHSGALPLLLKEIPNTPVYCTANGAKMLKAHYHEDWNFVVVKTGDTLDIGGSKLTFVEARMLHWPDTMFTYMAGENILFSNDAFGQHYASEMMYNDLVDQAELYQEAIKYYANILTPFSIFVAKKIEEVLSFNLTVDMIAPSHGIIWRDNPTQIVEKYMDWAKDYQENQITIVYDTMWNATRKMAEAIAEGIRSTDNTVVIKLYNAAHEDKNDIITEIFKSKAVLFGCSTVNKSIMFAVGGLLDMIKGMGFKNMKAAAFGSYGWSGEAVAILNERLKDAKLEMVSDGLKELWNPDKEALERCKQFGTDFAGKL from the coding sequence ATGAGCTTTAAAATGACTGACAAGGTAACATGGGTAGGTAAAATTGATTGGGAGTTAAGGAAATTTCATGGGGATGAATATTCGACCCATAGAGGTTCTTCCTACAATTCCTATCTGATAAAGGATAAGAAAAATGTTCTTATTGATACAGTTTGGGCACCATTTGCAAAGGAATTTGTAGAAAACCTGAAAAAGGAAATTGACCTTTCAAAAATTGATTATATAATAGTAAACCATTGTGAAGTAGACCACAGTGGAGCACTACCGCTGCTTTTGAAGGAAATACCGAATACGCCTGTTTACTGTACAGCTAATGGAGCGAAGATGTTGAAGGCCCACTATCATGAGGATTGGAATTTTGTGGTGGTTAAGACGGGGGATACCTTGGATATCGGGGGGAGCAAGCTTACATTTGTAGAAGCCAGGATGCTTCACTGGCCGGATACTATGTTCACTTACATGGCGGGGGAAAATATTCTGTTCAGCAACGATGCTTTTGGACAGCATTACGCCTCGGAGATGATGTATAACGATTTGGTAGATCAGGCTGAGCTTTATCAGGAAGCTATAAAATACTATGCCAATATATTGACACCTTTTAGTATTTTTGTAGCAAAGAAAATAGAAGAAGTATTGAGCTTTAACCTGACCGTTGATATGATAGCTCCAAGCCATGGTATAATTTGGAGGGATAACCCCACCCAGATAGTAGAGAAATACATGGACTGGGCTAAGGACTATCAGGAAAACCAGATCACTATAGTATATGATACCATGTGGAATGCTACAAGAAAGATGGCAGAAGCTATAGCAGAAGGAATTAGATCCACGGATAATACAGTAGTAATTAAGCTGTATAATGCTGCTCATGAGGACAAGAACGATATAATAACAGAAATATTCAAGTCTAAGGCAGTATTGTTTGGGTGCTCCACTGTAAACAAAAGCATAATGTTTGCAGTAGGAGGATTATTGGATATGATAAAGGGTATGGGCTTTAAGAATATGAAAGCAGCAGCCTTTGGCTCTTATGGCTGGAGCGGGGAAGCTGTTGCTATACTAAATGAAAGACTTAAGGATGCAAAGCTTGAAATGGTAAGCGACGGGTTAAAAGAGTTGTGGAATCCGGACAAAGAAGCATTGGAAAGATGTAAGCAGTTCGGAACAGATTTTGCAGGAAAACTTTAA
- the cytX gene encoding putative hydroxymethylpyrimidine transporter CytX: MSKDNNNISMLSFFTLWFGAAISIAEILTGGLLAPLGFRLGLTAIIIGHLIGTTILVLGGIIGTEERLPSIMSTGISFGTYGAYLFSVLNVLQLIGWTAVMIISGARSVNEISKALWSYDGINLWSLIIGGLICLWILFGKTGWKKLNLAAVTLLFLLTILLSAVVFKNSELFTKASEGAISFGAAIELNVIMPLSWLPLIADYTRFAKRKRDGVIGSFLGYFIGSSWMYMIGLGTAIVAGNADPGAMMLAANLGLTALGIVILSTVTTTFLDAYSAGVSVLNLFPRLNERKAAVAMGIIGTLIAIAAPIEQYQNFLYAIGSVFAPLFAILLTDYFVIRKNRKLQAGLLVNWGAVLVWVFGVVIYYQFIKIDFVLGATVPVMAITGTIYTLTWRLTEKWKLFKKHQNS; this comes from the coding sequence ATGAGTAAAGATAACAATAATATTTCAATGCTTAGTTTTTTTACACTATGGTTTGGGGCAGCAATTTCAATAGCTGAGATACTCACAGGGGGGCTGCTTGCACCCCTTGGCTTCAGGCTGGGCTTAACCGCAATAATAATCGGGCATCTTATCGGAACAACAATTTTAGTGCTCGGAGGGATAATAGGTACGGAAGAAAGACTTCCTTCAATAATGTCAACCGGAATATCCTTTGGAACATACGGAGCATACCTGTTTTCGGTACTGAATGTACTCCAACTGATTGGCTGGACTGCAGTTATGATAATATCCGGTGCAAGGTCAGTGAATGAAATATCGAAAGCACTATGGTCCTATGACGGTATAAATTTATGGAGCCTTATAATAGGGGGACTTATATGCTTATGGATTTTGTTCGGCAAAACAGGATGGAAGAAACTGAATCTGGCTGCTGTAACCCTTCTCTTCCTGCTTACAATCCTGCTGAGTGCTGTTGTTTTCAAGAACAGCGAGTTGTTTACTAAAGCTTCAGAGGGTGCGATATCTTTCGGTGCGGCTATAGAGCTTAATGTAATAATGCCTCTCTCATGGCTGCCGCTAATAGCTGACTATACGAGGTTTGCAAAAAGAAAAAGAGATGGCGTTATAGGCAGCTTCCTGGGATATTTTATAGGCAGCTCATGGATGTATATGATCGGACTAGGTACGGCAATTGTTGCAGGTAATGCTGATCCGGGTGCAATGATGCTGGCTGCTAATTTAGGGCTCACTGCTCTGGGAATAGTTATTCTATCTACTGTAACGACAACATTTCTTGATGCATACTCAGCAGGGGTGTCAGTTTTGAATCTATTTCCGAGGTTGAACGAGAGGAAAGCCGCAGTAGCAATGGGAATAATAGGAACGCTAATTGCGATAGCTGCACCAATAGAGCAATATCAAAACTTCTTATATGCAATCGGTTCGGTTTTTGCACCTCTTTTTGCAATACTGCTTACTGATTATTTCGTAATCAGAAAAAATAGAAAGCTCCAGGCAGGACTGCTTGTGAACTGGGGTGCTGTTCTTGTCTGGGTTTTTGGGGTTGTTATATATTATCAATTCATAAAGATTGACTTTGTACTAGGTGCAACGGTTCCTGTAATGGCAATAACAGGTACGATTTATACTCTTACTTGGAGGTTGACTGAAAAATGGAAGCTATTCAAAAAGCATCAGAACTCTTAA
- the thiE gene encoding thiamine phosphate synthase — translation MLYKELVDYSLYLITDRKALGGKELLVSIEAAIQGGVTLVQLREKDITGYDYYNLAIRVKELVGKYNIPLIINDRVDIALAVNADGVHLGPEDLPVPIARKLMGPDKIIGASANCVEEALAYQKQGADYLGIGALFPTITKGNTEHVNLEQLKIIKEAVCIPVVGIGGVNVKNASAVRAAGVDGIAAASAILGSENVSKAANSLR, via the coding sequence ATGCTGTATAAAGAACTTGTGGATTATTCCTTATACCTGATAACTGATAGAAAAGCATTGGGTGGGAAGGAGCTGCTTGTTAGCATCGAGGCTGCGATACAGGGTGGAGTAACTTTAGTCCAACTGAGAGAAAAAGATATAACAGGGTATGATTATTATAATCTGGCTATAAGAGTAAAGGAGTTAGTAGGGAAATATAATATACCTCTTATTATTAATGATAGAGTTGATATCGCTTTGGCTGTCAATGCTGATGGGGTGCATCTCGGACCGGAGGATTTACCCGTACCAATTGCAAGAAAATTAATGGGTCCTGATAAAATTATAGGTGCTTCTGCTAATTGTGTTGAAGAGGCCCTTGCTTACCAAAAGCAAGGAGCTGACTATCTGGGAATAGGGGCCCTTTTTCCGACGATTACAAAAGGAAACACCGAGCATGTAAACCTTGAACAATTGAAGATTATTAAAGAAGCTGTTTGCATACCAGTGGTAGGAATTGGCGGGGTAAATGTCAAAAATGCTTCTGCGGTCAGAGCTGCAGGAGTTGACGGTATAGCAGCTGCTTCGGCTATTCTGGGAAGTGAGAATGTCTCAAAAGCTGCAAATAGTTTAAGGTAA
- a CDS encoding LysM peptidoglycan-binding domain-containing protein — protein MLIHVVKPGEALWQISSFYRVPASKIIDINELPNANLLLIGEALVIPTEDTFHTVKSGETLWKIAQTYGTSIQAIVQANQIANPASIYPGLTIYIPALRHIVKRGEALWRIAQIYGTTVQDILKVNNIDNPNLVYPGAVLVIPRKRRPVIEVNGYIYILSEAAIPIVAEDAEHLTYLSPFAYRIREDGNLQAIKDTEAVNTAIAENVTPIMCITNFTSTELGENLAHIILSSVDIQNLLLQNVINIMRNKGYKALNVDFENVLPEDRELYNQFMQRASDSMHTAGYLISSALAPKLSAEQHGLLYTAHDYPAHGRIADFVVLMTYEWGWRFGPPQAISPLNQIKRVLDYAVSVMPRDKIFFGFQIYARDWLLPHVKGQEAETFSMEEAMARARRYYATIQYDTTTESPYFRYTDEQGRMHEVWFEDARSAQAKFNVVKSYKLRGVSYWALGYPFPQNWALLEDNFTIKKR, from the coding sequence ATGCTTATTCATGTGGTTAAACCAGGGGAAGCACTTTGGCAGATTTCTTCCTTCTACCGAGTCCCTGCCTCTAAGATAATAGATATTAATGAGCTGCCAAATGCGAATCTCTTGTTAATTGGTGAGGCATTGGTCATTCCAACAGAAGATACATTCCACACTGTGAAATCAGGTGAAACCCTATGGAAAATCGCACAAACCTACGGTACGTCAATACAGGCGATTGTACAGGCCAACCAGATAGCCAACCCGGCAAGTATTTATCCTGGTCTTACAATTTATATACCGGCACTTCGCCATATTGTTAAGCGAGGAGAGGCATTGTGGAGGATTGCCCAAATATATGGCACTACCGTACAAGACATATTGAAAGTGAACAACATAGATAATCCCAACCTCGTATATCCAGGTGCCGTACTGGTTATACCAAGGAAACGGAGGCCGGTGATTGAAGTAAATGGATACATTTATATACTGTCTGAAGCCGCAATTCCTATTGTAGCAGAGGATGCGGAGCACCTCACCTATTTAAGTCCTTTCGCTTACAGAATCCGAGAAGATGGCAATCTTCAGGCGATAAAGGATACAGAAGCAGTGAATACAGCAATTGCAGAAAATGTCACTCCAATAATGTGTATTACAAATTTCACCAGTACTGAATTGGGTGAGAACCTTGCACATATTATTCTGTCAAGCGTTGATATACAAAATCTACTGTTACAAAACGTAATTAATATAATGAGGAATAAGGGTTATAAAGCCCTAAACGTTGATTTCGAAAACGTACTTCCTGAAGACCGCGAGCTTTATAACCAATTCATGCAGCGCGCATCTGACAGTATGCATACTGCCGGATATTTAATTTCAAGTGCTCTGGCACCCAAGCTGAGTGCAGAACAGCATGGCTTGCTGTATACTGCTCATGATTATCCTGCTCATGGCAGAATTGCTGATTTTGTTGTATTGATGACCTATGAATGGGGCTGGCGCTTCGGACCGCCTCAAGCTATCTCGCCACTAAATCAGATAAAGCGTGTCCTTGACTATGCAGTTTCTGTTATGCCAAGAGATAAGATATTCTTCGGATTCCAAATATATGCAAGAGATTGGCTCCTTCCCCATGTTAAGGGGCAGGAGGCTGAAACCTTCAGCATGGAGGAAGCTATGGCAAGGGCAAGGCGGTATTACGCTACCATCCAGTATGATACCACAACAGAATCTCCATACTTCCGCTATACAGATGAGCAGGGAAGGATGCATGAAGTGTGGTTTGAAGATGCACGAAGCGCACAGGCAAAATTCAATGTAGTAAAAAGTTATAAGCTGAGAGGTGTGAGCTATTGGGCTCTGGGCTATCCATTCCCACAAAACTGGGCTCTGCTCGAGGATAATTTTACTATCAAAAAAAGGTAA
- a CDS encoding M14 family metallopeptidase, protein METLTLGSRGPNVKLIQSLLARIGYNPGVVDGVFGQQTREAVREFQLDNGLLTDGIVGPSTWSRLEKFLLGYATYTVKPGDTFYNISRKFYTTLNAVLTANPGIDPKMLRVGQIITVPYGIDVVFTDIDYTYEMMERNIRGLKARYPFIEVGIAGKSVLGKNLYYIKLGNGPVEVFYNGSHHALEWITTPLLMKFIENFARGYSNNSPIRGYNTRDIWSRSSIYIMPMVNPDGVDLVLEGLKRNNPYYNQLLVWNDTGLPFSQVWKANIRGVDLNRNYPASWEEAKAQEPALGIDGPGPTRYGGPRPLSEPETQAVVNFTRQHNFKLVIAYHTQGRVIYWLYRDIRPPRALEIARLFSSISGYAISDVPYAAAYAGYKDWFVEQYRRPGYTFEVGIGRNPVPITQFNDIYRENEGVMLLAPIV, encoded by the coding sequence TTGGAAACATTGACGTTAGGCTCCCGAGGTCCGAATGTGAAGCTCATTCAAAGCCTTTTAGCAAGGATTGGTTATAATCCCGGAGTTGTAGACGGGGTTTTTGGACAGCAAACAAGGGAAGCCGTAAGGGAATTCCAGCTGGATAATGGACTTTTGACTGATGGGATTGTTGGGCCATCGACTTGGAGCAGGCTTGAGAAGTTTCTGTTAGGGTATGCCACATATACCGTCAAACCGGGCGATACTTTTTACAATATATCCAGAAAGTTTTACACCACACTTAATGCTGTATTAACAGCAAATCCGGGAATCGACCCGAAAATGCTTAGGGTGGGGCAGATAATCACCGTACCCTATGGCATTGATGTGGTTTTTACCGATATTGACTATACTTATGAAATGATGGAGAGGAATATAAGAGGGCTTAAGGCAAGGTATCCCTTTATAGAGGTGGGCATTGCAGGGAAAAGCGTGCTAGGGAAAAACCTATATTATATAAAACTGGGTAATGGGCCTGTCGAGGTATTTTACAACGGTTCACACCACGCTCTTGAGTGGATAACGACTCCGCTTCTTATGAAGTTCATAGAAAATTTCGCCCGAGGATATTCAAATAACTCTCCAATTAGGGGCTACAATACTCGAGATATTTGGAGCAGAAGCAGTATATACATCATGCCTATGGTTAATCCTGATGGAGTTGACCTGGTACTGGAGGGACTAAAAAGGAACAATCCATATTATAATCAGCTGCTTGTCTGGAATGATACAGGATTGCCCTTCTCTCAAGTATGGAAGGCCAATATAAGAGGCGTCGATTTGAATCGTAATTATCCGGCATCATGGGAAGAGGCTAAAGCACAAGAACCAGCCCTTGGAATAGATGGACCGGGGCCTACCAGATACGGTGGACCAAGACCACTTTCAGAGCCTGAGACCCAGGCGGTTGTTAATTTCACACGGCAGCATAATTTCAAGCTGGTTATTGCCTACCACACTCAAGGAAGGGTGATATACTGGCTATATAGAGATATAAGACCGCCCCGGGCTTTGGAGATAGCAAGACTTTTTTCCAGTATAAGCGGATATGCTATATCTGATGTACCTTATGCGGCAGCTTATGCCGGTTACAAGGATTGGTTTGTGGAGCAGTATAGGAGACCTGGATATACCTTTGAGGTAGGAATTGGACGGAATCCGGTGCCTATTACTCAATTCAACGATATATATCGGGAGAATGAGGGAGTAATGCTGCTGGCACCAATAGTATAG